Genomic DNA from Prunus persica cultivar Lovell chromosome G1, Prunus_persica_NCBIv2, whole genome shotgun sequence:
CTTTAAGGGACGCGTGTctgcatatataattatggtGTGGATGGATGTCCCAAAGTACACAAAATTGACATCAAATTTATGGACACAAAAATTGACAGACTAATAttgtcagaaaaaaaaaaataaaaaaaataaaaaaaattgaaatcttaAAATAATCAATAATACAATGAGTCATTGACACCTGTCCGAAAGTTGCAATTTTGGTGACTGAAAACTATAACTTGGATTTCAGATAGGGTTTTTAAAACCTACAAAGAATGATACAAATTTATGATCTAAATAATTTGAACATTAGAAGTAATGAGGGTTTACCCCAAAGAATTTTCCAGAGGAAAGCAGCAACAGCTGTGACATAAACAGAAGCCTCTACAGCCTAATGGCTATGACTGCTAATTTACTAAAAACCCTCAAAACTTAGGTAAAAGGGATCCAGATCAGGTTATATCTGTAACTTCACTGGATACGCTCCGACTGACCTCTACTTGTACTACTTATGAAGAGCTAGTTCCTGGAATGCGCTATGTTATACTGGCATATCAATCAGTTTCTTCATTGAAAGCATAATGCATTTACTCATGCTTTCCTCAGCTCATCCCGTATAGCGTTTCGGAACCAGATTCCTCTCCGCACGGCTCCATGTTTAGATCAGGCAGCAAGAAAGAATTGTCTCGGGCTGAAACGGCCTCGCGTTCACTGTAAGAATCGGATTGCGCTTCTGCATGTGGAGGCAAATTTGAGGGAATGCCGTAGGTGCTCGACGCTGTTCTCTCGTGGGGTTGACTGGAAATTGCTTTCCCTGCTCCATCAAAGTTTGCGCTCAAATTCCTAGCAGGATGCATGTTCAAGTCGagctgcaaaacaaaattataaggtattcagccaaaaaagccaTAGCAGATGCAAATAATTGTATCCAATCTAAAGGACAAAAGGGCAGATCCAGGAGAAAGGATCCTAGAAgaaaaatagtatatatatatatatatatataggataAAGAACACCAGAATTCACCTTGATTCTCTTAAAGTTCTCATTTTTGGCTCTTTGTTGCTTAAAAGTTGCTTGTAAGGTCGCTATTTCCTTTTCCAAATATGTCCTTTCCTTCAACAACGAACTTTCCTCCTCCTTAAGCTCAGCAAATGTCTGAAAAATGACATCCAAGTCCATATCAGATCGAAGTTAAAAAGCATCCTATTGCAGATTAGAAAATGACAGTaactaaacaaacaaataaaaaaagaatcaaaacaaatctggaaaactaattaattctcaattctcaatgcattcttttaaataattgtTGTTTGTTATCTTGAACATGAAACCAAGTGGGGGCCAAAAAGAAGATTTGGGTTTACCTTCTTTCTCCTTGCCCTCTTGGTGGCAGTGGTGGTGCTGGTGGATTCATACGTAGCAGTTCCCTGAGAGACATCAATGCAAAACACACTTCAGCAAATACACccacaaaaagcaaaaagagaaCATATCATAAAAGGACACCAAAAACATCCAAAAaccaatttcttttcttttctttaaatcTCAAAACTTTCACCAATCCAGTAGAAGCCTGCAATAATTATTCCTTTGCCAATTAAATTTACCGTTTCTCTGGACTTTGGATAAAGCTTCCCCATCCCAATGATGAGTAAGCTTAAACCCATTTAGAAATTCACATCATGAATATCCACGTGGCCTGGCCACACATGACAAGCTCCTTATTTTATTCCTCACGTGACTTGCTCACATGCCTCTGCTTCTCCTCCCATGGCCTCCTCTCCTCCATAGTCCATACAAACATTGCCTCTCGCTTCGCTTCCTTCCACACCGAACCCAAATCCCCTcgtccaaaaataataaataataaattaaaaaatatatcgTAATTCTTTAAACTAAATAAGCGACAAGGACCACAGCCACCACTCTCACCAAACCATCCTTGACCGTCAGATTCACATACCCAATAAAACTCAATCCCCCAATCAGCGGCCACAACCATCCCATCGAGTTCCTCTGGATCTCCAGaaaacataagaaaaagaaaagcgtTATCAAAGGAGATGATGGTCCATAAAAGCCGCTGACTGCGCCCGCGCCACAGAGGAAAATTACCCCAGCAACCCCCACTAACAACGCCACACCAAAACCGAACGCAGACCTATCCCTAAGCCAAACTCACTTCCCCCAAATGGCCCCACCACGCTTTTAAGATAGGCCCACGTCACCACCACACCCTACTCCCCTTTTTATTACTATGACCGAAATACCCTCCTCCTGTTTGCTATGCCCATCTATATTCGTACTTTTGACTCGACGCGAGATGCGACTTTTGTCGCGAGCAAAAAGGGATCAGACGAGTAAGCTCGTCGTCTCAGGGAAATTTCGCGGTTTTCACTCTCTGCGGTAAATCTCGGAATTGACGGGAGTGTCCTTTGGTGATCACAATCTAGGGAGGAGTTTGGAAGGGTAGTTTGGTAAATCTCGCAGGCGAATCAAGAAAGGCAGGTTACCGGCAAAAGGAGCGAGACGAAAACGTGAAGGAGGTCTCGATCTGCTACATCACGTGAGGGATATGGAAAGGCACACGCGGGTCgggggcattttggtcatGAAATTGTGCGAACGACGTCGTACACGGCGGCTAAAAAGGGTTGACCGCCGGCGATTATCGAGCTaaccaaagaaggaaaaatctAAAGAAGATAACGAAATGACGAATTTGACCTCGTCAGCATTAGCAGCTCAAGAGACGACAAACGAAACGCGATAGGAAATCAGAAACGTCGGTTTCGAAATCCAGATTAGAAAACGGAAAAACTGATGACAAGGTAAATTAGGTAGAGGAAGAAGGCTGAAGATGGTAAAGTGAAAAAGAAGCCATGAAATGCGTGTGTCGTCGACGAACACGCTAAAAGCCTCAGCCGCCTCATGAACACTGAGGCTCGTGCGGTTCTGGTCTCTGCTTATTAGCAGAACCAGACGCAAATACGAACAACCGCCGTGGGTATTTCCGTCAAATAACAAAGAGACTCGAAGAGTCTTCACTTCATACACAGCAAGCAGAGATCAGCTAACAGGAAATCCAAAGCACAAAAAAGCGAAaagcagagaaagagagagagatggagaccTTGGATCTGGGACAGCTGGACTCTTCGAAGCCGTCGGCGGTGGCGGAGGGGGAGCCGGTGCCGCCGCTCCAGGAGAGCGGCGTGGTGGGGCTGCATCTAGTGGCGGAATCGGTGCCGTGCTTGCTGATGTTCCTCTGCCGCGAAACGACGCCGTCGAATCTGGACGCCGATGACGCTGACTTGGAGCGTGG
This window encodes:
- the LOC18790266 gene encoding uncharacterized protein LOC18790266 isoform X2, with translation MGLSLLIIGMGKLYPKSRETGTATYESTSTTTATKRARRKKTFAELKEEESSLLKERTYLEKEIATLQATFKQQRAKNENFKRIKLDLNMHPARNLSANFDGAGKAISSQPHERTASSTYGIPSNLPPHAEAQSDSYSEREAVSARDNSFLLPDLNMEPCGEESGSETLYGMS
- the LOC18790266 gene encoding uncharacterized protein LOC18790266 isoform X1, which translates into the protein MMVVKDEWMRAAMTDDMLVVELLVRLKQSQTAASSSSSPLLESIPLRWGIRLPRSKSASSASRFDGVVSRQRNISKHGTDSATRCSPTTPLSWSGGTGSPSATADGFEESSCPRSKGTATYESTSTTTATKRARRKKTFAELKEEESSLLKERTYLEKEIATLQATFKQQRAKNENFKRIKLDLNMHPARNLSANFDGAGKAISSQPHERTASSTYGIPSNLPPHAEAQSDSYSEREAVSARDNSFLLPDLNMEPCGEESGSETLYGMS